A window of Bacillus sp. DX3.1 genomic DNA:
GCCTTGTCCGCTTTGCAATCTCTCCGTATGTTAATGTTTGAATACGCGATGCAGTGCGTGAGACAACTTCCTTCTTTGAAAAATACTTCTCCGCTCGTTCCATCATTGTCGGAATGAGAAGTGGTACATCCATCATCATATTGCATTCCCCCTGTATTATTCTTATATATACACATACACCTGTATTATAACACAACAAAACGAGACAAAAGCCAACAACATTTCTTTTGTTTTCTACAAAACATGACAAAAAGCATGACGCCACAGCGCCATGCCTTATTTCCTTGCCATTAACTTTCCCTCATACTCATTCATCGTCTTAATTGCTACACCTTTATAATAATGAGCAACAATGTCTGTATAACCTTTTCCTTCTTTCGCCATACCATTGGCACCAAATTGGCTCATGCCCACGCCATGACCGTATCCCTTCGTTGTTACGATAATGTTGCTTCCTTGTTGTTTCCACGTAAAGTCAGAGGAGCGTAGTCCGAGCTTTTCACGGACTTCTTTTCCTGTTAATACTTTCCCTTGAAACTCAACTTCTTTGACGCGTTTTCCTTCTGTACGGCCTTTAATGGCACCAACCTTTCCATTTCCTAGTGTTTTCACACCAAGGCGCTTTTGAAAGTCAGCTACGGTAAAGGTTTGTTCACTCGTAAATTTCGGAGCAGCTTGATCCCACGGACTGTCTACACTTTTCAAATACGGATAGTCGTTGCCCCAGTAGTCGGCAGCATTCTCTGTATAGCCGTTACTCGTTGAGAAGAAGGATGCTGTGATTGGATTTCCTTCATACGTTAAAACTTGTCCGGCTGTTTTGGAGACCGCTTCTTCAATCCGTTTCATGTTGCTTTCGTATCTCTTGCCCCATTGCTCTTTGAGCTCCGCTTTGCTTTTGTACACTTGGTTCGCGACCGTATCCGTTACATCCGCTTTGTTTTCCTGTTTACTTCCGCTGAGCATGTGCTTCACAACGAATGTCCGCGCTGTTAATGCCTGTGCCTTTAATGCCTCCATTTCGAAGTTTGCCCCCATTTCAGCAGCTACTACACCTGCGACGTAATCTTCCATGGGCACTGTTTCTACCTTCTTTTGCCCGCTGCGATACACATCAACTTGCACAGCGGTGTTTGTCTTGGCAGGAGCTGGCTGTTTTTGCACGGCTGGAGGATTCGCAGCTACTTTCGATTCGTTTTCTTTCCCTTTCGTAAACGGAATCACAAGCATGCTCGGTACGATAATGACTAACGCTACTAAGAGCGCAACTGTAACAAAAAGTGGCTTTGAAATGTTCATCTTTTTCCCCCGCTATGAAATTAGATTCATTTCATTCTTATGGAAAGAAACAAACTTTTAGAACAGAGTACGAGGAACTTCTCGAAAAAGCCACTAGAAAATTGGGACCTATCAAGGTATAACTTTAAAGGAAAGAATTTTCTAACTATTTTCAGGTGAACATGCATAAATAAGAAAGTTATTGACTATAACAGTAATAGCCCAAAAAAAATAGCCTCTATGTCAGAAAGACATAGAGACTATT
This region includes:
- the spoIID gene encoding stage II sporulation protein D gives rise to the protein MNISKPLFVTVALLVALVIIVPSMLVIPFTKGKENESKVAANPPAVQKQPAPAKTNTAVQVDVYRSGQKKVETVPMEDYVAGVVAAEMGANFEMEALKAQALTARTFVVKHMLSGSKQENKADVTDTVANQVYKSKAELKEQWGKRYESNMKRIEEAVSKTAGQVLTYEGNPITASFFSTSNGYTENAADYWGNDYPYLKSVDSPWDQAAPKFTSEQTFTVADFQKRLGVKTLGNGKVGAIKGRTEGKRVKEVEFQGKVLTGKEVREKLGLRSSDFTWKQQGSNIIVTTKGYGHGVGMSQFGANGMAKEGKGYTDIVAHYYKGVAIKTMNEYEGKLMARK